In Agromyces sp. G08B096, a genomic segment contains:
- a CDS encoding SHOCT domain-containing protein has protein sequence MAARTAVVAGTATAVSGNVARRQNERAERAYEAQQYELSQAAAQVAPPHAPAQAVAAAPTTGGAGGVDVVAELQKLSDLKAQGVLNDAEFEAAKTKLLA, from the coding sequence ATGGCCGCGCGAACGGCCGTCGTCGCCGGAACCGCGACCGCCGTGAGCGGGAACGTGGCCAGACGTCAGAACGAGCGGGCGGAGCGGGCCTACGAGGCGCAGCAGTACGAGCTGTCTCAGGCGGCCGCGCAGGTCGCGCCGCCGCACGCGCCGGCGCAAGCCGTGGCCGCCGCGCCGACGACCGGAGGCGCGGGCGGCGTGGATGTCGTCGCCGAGCTCCAGAAGCTCTCCGACCTGAAGGCACAGGGTGTGCTAAACGATGCGGAGTTCGAGGCGGCGAAGACGAAGCTGCTCGCGTAG
- a CDS encoding AAA family ATPase, producing the protein MEQEGALRQADRAGGPAVDERAASPDRGPLVSRARIIERARRAASIVAITAPAGYGKSTLLREWAGSEDRPAVSLTLRPFDNEPSALLSALATAFAAAVPEVDTFMTIAEQPAVGTAVLGQMAPKLAVAISRVPDPFVLMIDDVHEASADGCQDVLEVALARIPAGSQVVLASRQTQPFLGRLRPTGDVLEIGAADLRLDAAGARQVFVRLGAAGLSDVDFDRLLERTEGWPTGVALAALVAREGGDPVGVVGDDQTIAEYLYRACFARLDESDREFLRRTAIFDEVIAACSDAVLGRVDSKATLHDLESRGLFLVAVDRRQGRYRYHQLFREFLLGELEREEAGHEAQLHQDAAAWYETHEMMSHAIDHLLAGGEHERSVRLVAERAQSAYQAGDIAAIERWMTELGETAICSYPPLVVLAGLRAVLDGHAAEADHWANLLERMDDDRPAELGLPTLASGRAMLRAIMWRDGLESALRDATYGVSCEPPSSAWRDQALHLLGWALQLSGDVEGAVAAYEESVRQAMLFGNADSILLSEAELAIIELDAGSLDAAGAHAERALDVIDASGLHGYLTTCLALAVSARIALRRRETARAERLLARAMRDRVLCTYVTPVFAIKVRIELSRAYITLGNTATAAHLLHEIEELQRLRPAIGTLADVVDDVRASLDKSRALLGGSPLTPAELRLVPYLQTHLTISEIADRLFVTRNTVSSQVGSIYRKLQVTTRSAAVERAAEIGLLG; encoded by the coding sequence ATGGAGCAGGAGGGGGCTCTCCGTCAGGCCGACCGTGCGGGCGGCCCGGCCGTCGACGAGCGCGCCGCCTCGCCAGACCGCGGACCGCTCGTGAGCCGGGCCCGAATCATCGAACGAGCGCGACGCGCGGCATCGATCGTGGCGATCACGGCGCCCGCCGGGTACGGCAAGTCGACGCTGCTCCGCGAGTGGGCGGGATCGGAGGACCGGCCGGCGGTGTCGCTGACGCTCCGCCCCTTCGACAACGAGCCCTCGGCACTGCTGAGCGCGCTGGCCACGGCCTTCGCGGCCGCCGTCCCCGAGGTCGACACCTTCATGACCATCGCCGAACAGCCAGCCGTCGGCACCGCGGTGCTCGGACAGATGGCACCGAAGCTCGCCGTGGCGATCTCGCGCGTCCCCGATCCGTTCGTCCTCATGATCGACGACGTGCACGAGGCATCCGCCGACGGCTGCCAGGACGTGCTGGAGGTGGCGCTCGCGCGGATCCCTGCGGGTTCGCAGGTCGTCCTCGCCAGCCGGCAGACGCAACCGTTCCTCGGGCGGCTTCGACCGACGGGCGATGTGCTCGAGATCGGCGCCGCCGACCTGAGACTCGATGCCGCCGGTGCCCGCCAGGTGTTCGTCCGGCTCGGAGCCGCCGGCCTCTCCGACGTCGACTTCGATCGGCTCCTCGAACGCACCGAGGGCTGGCCGACGGGCGTCGCGCTGGCCGCCCTCGTCGCACGTGAGGGCGGCGACCCCGTCGGAGTCGTGGGCGACGACCAGACGATCGCGGAGTACCTGTACCGCGCCTGTTTCGCGCGACTCGATGAGAGTGATCGGGAGTTCCTGCGCCGCACGGCGATCTTCGACGAGGTGATCGCCGCGTGCAGCGACGCGGTGCTCGGCCGCGTGGATTCGAAAGCCACGCTGCACGACCTCGAATCACGAGGTCTCTTCCTCGTGGCGGTCGACCGTCGACAGGGTCGCTACCGGTATCACCAGCTGTTCCGCGAGTTCCTCCTCGGCGAGCTGGAGCGCGAGGAGGCCGGCCACGAGGCGCAGCTGCACCAGGACGCGGCCGCCTGGTACGAGACGCACGAGATGATGTCGCACGCGATCGATCACCTGCTCGCCGGCGGCGAGCACGAGCGCTCGGTTCGGCTGGTCGCCGAGCGAGCCCAGTCGGCCTACCAGGCGGGAGACATCGCCGCGATCGAGCGCTGGATGACCGAGCTCGGCGAGACGGCGATCTGCTCGTACCCGCCGCTGGTGGTGCTCGCGGGGCTGCGCGCGGTGCTCGACGGGCACGCCGCTGAGGCCGACCACTGGGCGAACCTCCTCGAGCGCATGGACGACGATCGGCCTGCCGAACTCGGCCTGCCGACCCTGGCCTCCGGACGGGCGATGCTGCGCGCCATCATGTGGCGCGACGGGCTGGAGTCCGCGCTCCGGGACGCCACCTACGGGGTGAGCTGCGAACCGCCCTCGAGCGCCTGGCGAGACCAGGCGCTCCACCTCCTCGGGTGGGCGCTGCAGCTGAGCGGCGACGTCGAGGGTGCCGTCGCAGCGTACGAGGAGTCCGTCCGGCAGGCGATGCTGTTCGGCAACGCCGATTCGATCCTGCTGAGCGAAGCCGAGCTCGCGATCATCGAGCTCGACGCAGGCTCGCTCGACGCCGCCGGCGCACATGCGGAGCGAGCCCTCGACGTGATCGACGCCTCTGGGCTCCACGGCTACCTCACCACCTGCCTCGCCCTCGCCGTCTCCGCACGGATCGCGCTGCGACGGCGCGAGACGGCCCGCGCCGAGCGGCTCCTCGCCCGGGCGATGCGCGATCGGGTGCTCTGCACGTACGTGACGCCCGTCTTTGCGATCAAGGTGCGGATCGAACTCAGCCGCGCGTACATCACGCTCGGAAACACGGCGACCGCCGCCCACCTCCTGCACGAGATCGAGGAGCTCCAGCGGCTCCGCCCCGCCATCGGGACGCTGGCGGACGTCGTCGACGACGTCCGGGCCTCCCTCGACAAGAGCCGAGCCCTGCTCGGCGGCTCGCCGCTCACACCCGCCGAACTGCGCCTCGTGCCGTACCTCCAGACCCACCTCACCATCTCCGAGATCGCCGACCGCCTGTTCGTGACGCGCAACACCGTGAGCTCCCAGGTCGGGTCGATCTACCGCAAGCTCCAGGTCACCACCCGCAGCGCCGCCGTCGAGCGGGCCGCGGAGATCGGGCTCCTGGGGTAG
- a CDS encoding DUF6325 family protein, with the protein MPDLEYGPVEFVLATYDAGTSPAGVIAAVFDLAESGTVRLLDLVDVSRGPDGELRFLEIDESSVSFGELELPAHGLIAEADANELGERLPRGSAALLLAVELTWAKHLASEFAAAGGEVVESVRIPAPVVNAALAEAR; encoded by the coding sequence ATGCCAGATCTGGAGTACGGCCCGGTCGAGTTCGTGCTCGCGACCTATGACGCCGGAACCTCGCCGGCCGGTGTGATCGCAGCCGTGTTCGATCTCGCGGAGTCCGGCACCGTGCGCCTGCTCGACCTGGTGGACGTCAGCCGCGGGCCCGACGGCGAACTGCGCTTCCTCGAGATCGACGAATCGAGCGTGTCGTTCGGCGAGCTCGAGCTGCCGGCCCACGGGCTCATCGCCGAGGCGGACGCGAACGAGCTCGGCGAGCGACTGCCCCGAGGATCGGCGGCGTTGCTGCTCGCGGTCGAGCTGACGTGGGCGAAGCATCTCGCGTCGGAGTTCGCCGCCGCGGGCGGCGAGGTCGTCGAGTCCGTGCGGATTCCCGCGCCCGTCGTCAACGCCGCCCTCGCCGAGGCGCGCTGA